In Oreochromis aureus strain Israel breed Guangdong linkage group 6, ZZ_aureus, whole genome shotgun sequence, the genomic window TTGAGAAATACAGAGTCTCCGCACTGCTGTATCTCTTAAATTTCAGTATGGTCTCATTTACGGAGTCCCCTGTGTCTCCAATGGTCATGACATCTGACACTGGCAGGTACATGTCATGGCGCTTTCCCCAGAAAGTGAGGTGGGACACTTTGAGCGTGGTCTGAGATGGATCCAGATACATCATTCCCACCACCCTTCTGAAGAAGTAACTGGCAGTATACAGCATAACACCAGCAAACAGAGCTATCCCTGTCGTGTAGCCGACAAGAAAGGCGGAGGCAGCTCCCTGGAAGTAGAGGACGTACACCGGGGGCAAGATGACCACAGTTATTGCAGTTTGGAGGAGTTTGAGCCTGGACACAGCTCGAAGGAGCTTAATGTATGGCAGGGTGTAAATCATAGTGTACTTCTGTGTGGACACATCCGAGTAATTAACAAGGGCTGTGATTTTAGGGATAACAGGTCCATGTAGGCGCTGCTGAATTGGCCTGAGACTTGGTGAACAAGGCTGCAAACTGTAAGGTGTTCGAGCCGCGAACAGACTTGATCCTCTGGTGAAGGACAGGACGTGGGGAGTTAATCTGCACCGAAGAAGTGACCTGAtctgtagaaaaataaataacatcaaACAGATAAATTCAATATGACATGTTATTCTCTGTCAGTATTTCCTACCAGGGTTCATCAATACAATCTCAGAGAACAACACATGTGGGGGGTCAGATAAAGACCTGTTCCAAAACAACTACTGATGGCATAATGTAACTCTACAATGGccttatttaataaataaataaataaataaataaatggagtcTGGAGAAAATGAAGACATTGATGGATTCTCATACACATTTTCCACATGTATGTTCTAAGCAAGTGCATTATCAATGTATACCTGTAAGTATTTGTACCACATAACATGTATAGTAATAGGGGTCTCATCTCCAGCTGATATAGAATCCTCCACTTTGTGCAGGTGGTACTCTGCACACCAGTTCACAAACCCGTCCGCTCCAGCTCTATGGCTGGAAATAAGCTCCACTCGCATATAACTTGCATCCATTTAGTTTAACAGACACCTTTACACAATCCAACAGAAACGGTTGAGCTCTTTGACAGTAGGTAAAGTTTCTCTCAGAAGGAAAATAGATTGCTTGTTACCACATTAGCAAATGAGGACTTGCCTCTAGGCATACCATCTGGAAACCAATACTGTAAAAGATCAGGTTTAGCTCTTCATCAAGCCAGGTGGTAAAATATGAGGGAAGCACTTTTTTGGCTCATTtaggtcaccacagcagatcatttGCCTCCACCTCACCCTGGTATATCCTCGGTCATATCTAAATATCctcttttttgcttctgccTGGCaactccatcttcaacatctttTATCCAATATATCCattatccctcctctgcacatgtccaaaccatctcagctttGCTTCTCTAACTTTGCCTCTAAACTGTTGAACCTGACCTTTCCCTCTGATGCGCTCATTCTTAATTTTGTCCATTCTGATCTCTCCCTATGAAGCTCTTACAACTCTTCCACCTCCGATCTTTTTGCCAGTGCCATCAtgtccaaaccatacatcatagcatCATTACCATCTTGCAAACCTTCCCCTTCACTCTTGCTGCCATAAATCACCCCAGACCCTCATCTCCAGCCTTCCTGTACTCTCTACTTCACTTATTTTGTGCACTGTACGTTGCTATTGCAGTAATATACAAAATATAATATTATGCAGttgcttaaaaaaatacaagaggTATACCCAGACGAACACTTGCAGTACATGTACAGCAGCTGTTGTGTAGCCGCTGTGTGGAATAAAAGAACCTGAAGGTGCACATGTCCTGACTGAGCTGtcaccaatgactgtagaaaacacacAGCCCTGCCACAGCACTAATGACCTTGTGTGGCTAAAAATTAATCTTACTGATAATAACAGTCAATGCTGGATAAGAGCTTGCATATAAAACGAGGCTTACCATGATCAGAGACCagctaaatgaaagaaaaacgcAGAAACAAGAAAGCTGGATCACGAAATGACATGACTTGAATGAGAGCTAACAGGAAGCAGTTATGCGGTGTGACCCGGATGTGCTCACCTTTAACGTCTCGTTTTTATgttaatatatatttaattatttttttttttgttccgaGACATCCTGTGAGAAAGCTGTCAATGATCGCTCTGTAACAGCTCAGTGAGAATAATAATTAcaattttattataattttgaataaatctaattcattttgggggtgttAGCTTAAATGCGGAACGGGAAGCGTAAATCAGCAGTTCCCTTTAAGTCGCGGACAGGGGACTGTCTCTTGGTAATGAGTGTTTTATCGCCGGGCAAAGCATGTTCTTATCTCATTTAGGTCGTTTAAAGAAACTAAAATTAGGACAGTAAACGTCCCACACCTTAAATGCTGAACATTTCCTGCCAGGTGCTATTTTCTGCTGTGGGACAGGTGGAGAAGACAAAGACAGGATGCTCCAGCTGGGAGATGAAGCGACCCTGTACTCCCTTATCTTCGTGGGGATCCTGCTGGGGACCCGAAGCCCGGTGTGGACAGTGGTCCTCACCGCCTCTCTCTACCTCTTTCTAGCCATGTTCCGCTTCCCACAGGTACCATCCAGCCGAACCCAGAAGGTGCTCCACCCAGTCAAGGGCACGGCGGGCACCGGCAAGGTGTCGGTGGTCGCTCACCGGGGCGGCGGGCACGATGCACCGGAGAACACGATAGCATCTATCCGAGAGGTGAGAGAATGAGGTGGGGAGGGTTTTGGAGCGATAATCCTTCATATgcccttttttgtttctttttttatggcAGTGGTTGCAAGGGGAACTACTGCGATGTCTTTAACTTCTGGTATTCACACCCAGTTTGTATCTGGATAACTTATCAGCACAGAGAACATGCATTTTAAGGCCACCACTGTTCCAGCAGCACCTTCTATCAAAATGTTATCAGCCAGTTCCCAACTAGCCAGCCTCGTTTAACTAATCTGCATGTTGAGATAAAGTAAAGAGATGTGAGTAATAATTAATCTAATACCATCTGGATATGCGTAGTCCCATGTATTGGTTTTAATTTATACAAATAAAGATATCAAATACAGACCACATGCTTATATCAGGTGTATATGAGGTGCGAGTGTGCTGAGCCAGAAATTACACCTCAAAAATACACCTGCCAGTGCTTTTTAGTGTACAGACTTTGTTGCAGTGGTGTTCCCTTTCAAACAGCATTTCGTAACTGCAATATACCCCCATTTATAGGTCAACACAGAGTACAGATATAATCGGTTTGCTAGTCAAGTAAAATTTTCTTCAAATGGATCATGGCTATTATGTCTACTCTTGTCGTACAGTAGTTGAAAATTAAGCtgcaaagtttgtttttctaagtgGATTTTAGGGCAGATTTGTGACCACCAACTCCATCTGAAAAAACATCCAATGCTGAAAATTGTCTGTTCTGTTGAAGGCCAGTAAGAATGGGGCGACTGGTGTGGAATTGGACCTGGAGTTCTCAGCAGATGGCGTCCCAATACTGATGCATGATGAGACCGTGGACCGGACCACCAGTGGGTCAGGATTCCTCAGCAAGATGAAAATGTCAGAGCTGGCTAAACTGGATGCAGCTGCTAAACATCGACTCAGGTAAGAAAGAAGCATATAGTCAGGAAGGCACAAACAAAGCACACGGTAGTGAGGTGCTTTAATGTGATACAGGTTCTTGCACACTAATATACTAGCAGGTTTAAACATCCACTGAAATAAGGTAATTTCCCCCTCGAAGGGAGGACGTATGTAATCCGctcagtttgtctgtttgttagcgGTCTAGCGTACACAGAAGCCACAACACaagatttaattt contains:
- the tmem186 gene encoding transmembrane protein 186, which codes for MIRSLLRCRLTPHVLSFTRGSSLFAARTPYSLQPCSPSLRPIQQRLHGPVIPKITALVNYSDVSTQKYTMIYTLPYIKLLRAVSRLKLLQTAITVVILPPVYVLYFQGAASAFLVGYTTGIALFAGVMLYTASYFFRRVVGMMYLDPSQTTLKVSHLTFWGKRHDMYLPVSDVMTIGDTGDSVNETILKFKRYSSAETLYFSTHFGRVVDEQAFKKVFGSF